In one window of Terriglobales bacterium DNA:
- a CDS encoding HD domain-containing phosphohydrolase, producing the protein MFKGFAFPARVPILGLILGVLILVSVVPMYFYAERVMSINRDRLKTNEMYLQNTITQSVGEDIEHRQRSLETMLGNLTSALVIASGGDLRNEHVGAPELRALLEKFVSSSPDVAYATVLNSDAKGISAGRITPDDFLRKELERAFIAAGQGRAYTGQALTIESGRERRIVVLFSIPIAAGGRFIGMLGAAVDLNFLRLRLQEVTKFGGLLTYVVDRQGRLVAGATSSYATGQDMTKFEIVKNFVESGGRAVVATKEFTSYGANSEKVAMLGTFSPVHSLEWAVIAQKPQTDAYIDVTEMQSQAISYAIYAAVLAIIVSIFAARRITGPLDVLTESSRAIARGDFSKRVQLTSRTEFGELAQTFNHMTEDLERFVADLKRAAEENRALFMGSIQMLAGAVDEKDPYTRGHSDRVTRYSVVLAGEIGLSPEQIEIVRVSAQLHDVGKIGIEDRILKKPGALTPEEYEVMKTHTTRGANILRPVQQLKEMIPGIELHHESLDGRGYPFGLKGDEIPLVARIIAVADAFDAITTNRPYQAAHPPEYAVKIVRSLAEKKFDPRVVVALERVFERGDLHVRPVAVVDEPVTLAAAAASASADASVGTARSQAD; encoded by the coding sequence TTGTTCAAAGGGTTTGCGTTTCCGGCTCGCGTGCCGATTCTCGGCTTGATCCTGGGCGTGCTGATCCTGGTCAGCGTCGTGCCCATGTATTTCTATGCCGAGCGCGTCATGTCCATTAACCGTGATCGCCTGAAGACCAATGAAATGTATCTTCAGAACACGATCACGCAGTCCGTCGGCGAGGACATCGAACACCGCCAGCGCAGCCTCGAGACCATGCTCGGCAATCTGACCTCCGCCCTGGTCATCGCCAGCGGCGGCGACCTGCGCAACGAGCACGTCGGCGCTCCCGAGCTGCGCGCCCTGCTGGAAAAATTCGTCTCCTCCTCGCCGGACGTCGCCTACGCCACCGTCCTCAATTCCGACGCCAAGGGCATTTCCGCCGGCCGCATTACCCCCGATGATTTCCTGCGCAAGGAACTGGAGCGCGCCTTCATTGCCGCCGGCCAGGGCCGCGCTTATACCGGGCAGGCACTCACCATTGAAAGCGGACGCGAACGCCGCATCGTGGTGCTGTTCAGCATTCCCATCGCCGCCGGCGGACGCTTCATCGGCATGCTTGGCGCCGCCGTCGATCTCAATTTCCTCCGCCTCCGTCTCCAGGAAGTCACCAAGTTCGGCGGCCTTCTCACCTACGTCGTCGATCGCCAAGGACGCCTGGTGGCCGGCGCTACCTCCAGTTACGCCACCGGCCAGGACATGACGAAGTTTGAGATTGTCAAGAATTTCGTCGAGTCCGGCGGCAGGGCCGTGGTCGCCACCAAGGAATTTACCTCCTACGGTGCCAACAGCGAGAAAGTCGCCATGCTCGGCACCTTCAGCCCGGTGCATTCCCTGGAGTGGGCCGTCATCGCCCAGAAGCCGCAGACCGACGCCTACATCGACGTCACCGAAATGCAGTCGCAGGCCATCTCCTACGCCATCTATGCCGCGGTCCTGGCCATCATCGTCAGCATCTTCGCCGCCCGCCGCATCACCGGCCCGCTCGATGTCCTCACCGAGTCCAGCCGCGCCATCGCCCGCGGCGATTTCTCCAAGCGGGTGCAGCTCACCAGCCGCACCGAGTTCGGCGAACTGGCCCAGACTTTCAACCACATGACCGAGGACCTGGAGCGCTTCGTCGCCGACCTCAAGCGCGCCGCCGAAGAGAACCGCGCCCTGTTTATGGGCTCCATCCAGATGCTCGCCGGCGCGGTTGACGAAAAGGACCCCTACACGCGCGGTCATTCCGACCGCGTCACCCGCTACTCCGTCGTCCTCGCCGGGGAAATAGGCTTGAGCCCCGAGCAGATCGAGATCGTGCGCGTCTCGGCGCAGCTCCACGATGTCGGCAAGATCGGCATCGAGGACCGCATCCTCAAGAAGCCGGGTGCGCTGACCCCGGAAGAATATGAAGTGATGAAGACCCACACCACGCGCGGCGCCAACATCCTGCGCCCGGTGCAGCAGCTCAAGGAAATGATTCCCGGCATCGAGCTGCACCATGAGTCACTCGATGGCCGCGGTTATCCCTTCGGTCTCAAGGGCGACGAAATTCCGCTGGTCGCGCGCATCATCGCCGTCGCCGACGCCTTCGACGCGATCACCACCAATCGCCCTTACCAGGCCGCGCATCCGCCCGAGTACGCCGTGAAAATCGTTCGCTCCCTGGCGGAAAAGAAATTCGATCCGCGCGTTGTTGTTGCCCTGGAGCGCGTCTTCGAGCGTGGTGACCTGCACGTGCGGCCCGTTGCCGTGGTCGACGAGCCGGTTACCCTCGCCGCCGCTGCTGCTTCCGCCTCGGCCGATGCCTCGGTCGGCACCGCCAGATCCCAGGCCGACTGA
- a CDS encoding glycosyltransferase — MAKITALIHTHNDAERIGRLLDSLRACDEVLVVDHGSTDNTAKLARDHGATVKEGVPGVNPGVYAIDARHDWVLCLLPTESVSEGLEASLFEWKDRRTEPLDQEEKEKQAPSQCSVAFEVREESGKDWKELGPHTRLVNRKKINWPGHLPHDDPGAEILPGHLLRFSKP, encoded by the coding sequence ATGGCCAAGATCACAGCTCTGATTCACACCCACAACGACGCGGAGCGCATCGGGAGGTTGCTGGACTCGCTACGCGCCTGCGATGAGGTGCTGGTGGTGGACCACGGCTCCACCGATAACACAGCGAAACTCGCCCGCGATCATGGCGCGACCGTCAAGGAAGGAGTGCCGGGCGTGAACCCGGGGGTGTACGCGATTGACGCGCGTCACGACTGGGTGCTGTGCCTGCTGCCGACGGAGTCGGTGAGCGAGGGCCTGGAGGCATCCCTGTTCGAGTGGAAGGACCGACGGACGGAGCCTCTCGATCAGGAGGAAAAGGAAAAGCAGGCGCCGTCGCAATGCAGCGTGGCATTCGAGGTGCGCGAGGAAAGCGGCAAGGACTGGAAGGAGCTGGGGCCGCACACGCGACTGGTAAATCGCAAAAAGATCAACTGGCCGGGCCATCTTCCGCACGACGACCCGGGGGCGGAAATTCTCCCCGGACACTTGCTGCGATTTTCAAAGCCGTGA
- a CDS encoding antibiotic biosynthesis monooxygenase has product MISRIVSCTVRPEKINEFRNALKTAVLPNITRQPGFVDLIESMDDGTGTFVCTTYWNTRHDVEHYDQTLFQEIAQKLIPLIEGQPEIKTLNVENSTVHEISSGKSAAA; this is encoded by the coding sequence ATGATTTCGCGTATCGTCAGCTGCACGGTGAGGCCCGAGAAAATCAACGAATTCCGCAATGCCTTGAAAACGGCGGTCCTGCCCAACATCACCCGCCAGCCCGGATTCGTGGACCTGATCGAATCGATGGACGACGGAACGGGCACATTCGTATGCACCACGTATTGGAATACACGGCACGACGTGGAGCATTATGACCAGACGCTGTTCCAGGAAATCGCGCAGAAGTTAATACCGCTGATCGAGGGCCAACCGGAGATCAAGACACTCAACGTGGAAAACTCCACCGTACACGAGATCAGCTCCGGCAAAAGCGCGGCGGCGTAG